One Glycine max cultivar Williams 82 chromosome 6, Glycine_max_v4.0, whole genome shotgun sequence DNA segment encodes these proteins:
- the LOC100802968 gene encoding uncharacterized protein isoform X2: MASVPSPSSSPPPPPPRSGNTSPNNQLEAVTNNGVSHVDDKKPNFTDGLDHLDSPQCIERFRKYDHDYAHRLLAKYFSNKNFNGGNIFDLEITVNDEIIKSSSLTCYRSYADPVVGFEDQSSNGSTPPADSQANIPNGKHAVKKN; the protein is encoded by the exons atggCGAGCGTGCcttcaccttcttcttctcctcctcctcctcctccacgCTCCGGCAACACCTCCCCCAACAACCAG TTGGAAGCTGTTACAAATAATGGGGTTTCTCACGTCGATGATAAAAAACCTAACTTCACCGATGGTCTTGA TCACTTGGATAGTCCACAGTGCATTGAGAGGTTCAGAAAATATGATCATGATTATGCTCATCGTTTGCTGGCAAAATATTTCTCTAACAAAAACTTCAATGGAG gcAACATATTTGATTTGGAAATAACAGTAAATGATGAAATCATAAAGTCAAGCAG CTTGACTTGTTACAGGTCATATGCAGATCCTGTAGTAGGTTTTGAAGACCAATCCAGCAATGGATCAACTCCACCAGCAGATTCCCAAGCTAACATCCCCAATGGGAAACATGCGGTGAAGAAGAACTGA
- the LOC100802968 gene encoding uncharacterized protein isoform X1, translating into MASVPSPSSSPPPPPPRSGNTSPNNQVSQFTLFNFTHAHARLYANYSQFFPPKLEAVTNNGVSHVDDKKPNFTDGLDHLDSPQCIERFRKYDHDYAHRLLAKYFSNKNFNGGNIFDLEITVNDEIIKSSSLTCYRSYADPVVGFEDQSSNGSTPPADSQANIPNGKHAVKKN; encoded by the exons atggCGAGCGTGCcttcaccttcttcttctcctcctcctcctcctccacgCTCCGGCAACACCTCCCCCAACAACCAGGTGAGTCAATTCACGCTATTCAACTTCACGCATGCACACGCGCGCCTCTATGCTAATTATTCTCAGTTTTTCCCCCCTAAGTTGGAAGCTGTTACAAATAATGGGGTTTCTCACGTCGATGATAAAAAACCTAACTTCACCGATGGTCTTGA TCACTTGGATAGTCCACAGTGCATTGAGAGGTTCAGAAAATATGATCATGATTATGCTCATCGTTTGCTGGCAAAATATTTCTCTAACAAAAACTTCAATGGAG gcAACATATTTGATTTGGAAATAACAGTAAATGATGAAATCATAAAGTCAAGCAG CTTGACTTGTTACAGGTCATATGCAGATCCTGTAGTAGGTTTTGAAGACCAATCCAGCAATGGATCAACTCCACCAGCAGATTCCCAAGCTAACATCCCCAATGGGAAACATGCGGTGAAGAAGAACTGA
- the LOC100802447 gene encoding uncharacterized protein isoform X3 has translation MAFVANQPQGLCVTSSSRHLPWSKRLKLKQCLTKHHMIGRTDWHCLVKRNACLSVGPPFFCVAKLKPLRISGFKGSTQNDDSGIRANQLKAPKTSVRLGESGEANNVPLSYASETNDSIETSSAIHRLFNKWLTMLRTQPSSQEVEKIFEEPASEGILPKTQQETQIKERRAILKVAWSHFLALDATIKIPLLVFIPLYLAVNVKYGAEVSKELTPLWILGPLIVATQILAIRWLCALYVFSFNQTVKLLKNSPYYCILAYSYVFRGKLKEDISTYVLQPILRVKNRDYKQLIRKKLKELQEWIVEMYLDYVESIWPYYCRTIRFLKRANLI, from the exons atggCCTTCGTAGCAAATCAACCTCAG GGTTTGTGTGTGACATCTTCCTCAAGGCATTTGCCATGGAGCAAAAGGCTAAAGTTGAAGCAGTGTTTAACAAAACATCACATGATTGGAAGAACTGACTGGCATTGCCTAGTAAAGCGGAATGCTTGTTTAAG TGTAGGGCCTCCTTTCTTTTGTGTAGCCAAGCTCAAACCTTTGAGGATTTCAGGCTTCAAAGGAAGCACCCAAAATGATGATTCAGGAATCAGGGCTAATCAGTTGAAGGCACCTAAGACCTCTGTTAGACTAGGAGAGAGTGGGGAAGCTAACAATGTTCCACTCTCTTATGCATCTGAAACAAATGATAGCATTGAAACATCATCTGCTATTCATAGACTTTTCAATAAATGGCTGACCATGTTGCGCACACAACCATCAAGCCAAGAAGTGGAGAAGATTTTTGAAGAACCTGCATCAGAAGGAATTTTACCAAAAACTCAGCAAGAGACTCAAATTAAGGAAAGACGTGCAATTTTGAAGGTGGCATGGTCCCATTTTCTGGCCCTCGATGCAACAATAAAGATTCCTTTGTTGGTATT CATTCCTCTATACCTGGCTGTTAATGTAAAATATGGTGCTGAAGTTTCCAAGGAGTTAACTCCTTTATGGATTTTGGGCCCACTTATTGTGGCTACCCAAATCTTGGCAATCCGTTGGCTATGTGCACTCTATGTTTTCAGCTTCAATCAGACTGTCAAATTACTCAAGAATTCTCCTTATTACTGCATTTTGGCCTACAGCTATGTTTTTCGTGGCAAGCTCAAAGAGGATATCTCAACTTATGTTTTGCAGCCTATATTGCGCGTTAAAAATAGAGACTATAAACAGCTAATAAGAAAAAAGTTGAAAGAATTGCAGGAATGGATAGTGGAGATGTATCTTGATTATGTGGAATCTATATGGCCCTATTATTGTCGAACAATCAGATTTTTGAAGAGGGCTAATCTTATTTAG
- the LOC100802447 gene encoding uncharacterized protein isoform X1 — MAFVANQPQGLCVTSSSRHLPWSKRLKLKQCLTKHHMIGRTDWHCLVKRNACLRCRNVNSGDGNYVGPPFFCVAKLKPLRISGFKGSTQNDDSGIRANQLKAPKTSVRLGESGEANNVPLSYASETNDSIETSSAIHRLFNKWLTMLRTQPSSQEVEKIFEEPASEGILPKTQQETQIKERRAILKVAWSHFLALDATIKIPLLVFIPLYLAVNVKYGAEVSKELTPLWILGPLIVATQILAIRWLCALYVFSFNQTVKLLKNSPYYCILAYSYVFRGKLKEDISTYVLQPILRVKNRDYKQLIRKKLKELQEWIVEMYLDYVESIWPYYCRTIRFLKRANLI, encoded by the exons atggCCTTCGTAGCAAATCAACCTCAG GGTTTGTGTGTGACATCTTCCTCAAGGCATTTGCCATGGAGCAAAAGGCTAAAGTTGAAGCAGTGTTTAACAAAACATCACATGATTGGAAGAACTGACTGGCATTGCCTAGTAAAGCGGAATGCTTGTTTAAGGTGCAGAAATGTGAATTCTGGTGATGGAAATTA TGTAGGGCCTCCTTTCTTTTGTGTAGCCAAGCTCAAACCTTTGAGGATTTCAGGCTTCAAAGGAAGCACCCAAAATGATGATTCAGGAATCAGGGCTAATCAGTTGAAGGCACCTAAGACCTCTGTTAGACTAGGAGAGAGTGGGGAAGCTAACAATGTTCCACTCTCTTATGCATCTGAAACAAATGATAGCATTGAAACATCATCTGCTATTCATAGACTTTTCAATAAATGGCTGACCATGTTGCGCACACAACCATCAAGCCAAGAAGTGGAGAAGATTTTTGAAGAACCTGCATCAGAAGGAATTTTACCAAAAACTCAGCAAGAGACTCAAATTAAGGAAAGACGTGCAATTTTGAAGGTGGCATGGTCCCATTTTCTGGCCCTCGATGCAACAATAAAGATTCCTTTGTTGGTATT CATTCCTCTATACCTGGCTGTTAATGTAAAATATGGTGCTGAAGTTTCCAAGGAGTTAACTCCTTTATGGATTTTGGGCCCACTTATTGTGGCTACCCAAATCTTGGCAATCCGTTGGCTATGTGCACTCTATGTTTTCAGCTTCAATCAGACTGTCAAATTACTCAAGAATTCTCCTTATTACTGCATTTTGGCCTACAGCTATGTTTTTCGTGGCAAGCTCAAAGAGGATATCTCAACTTATGTTTTGCAGCCTATATTGCGCGTTAAAAATAGAGACTATAAACAGCTAATAAGAAAAAAGTTGAAAGAATTGCAGGAATGGATAGTGGAGATGTATCTTGATTATGTGGAATCTATATGGCCCTATTATTGTCGAACAATCAGATTTTTGAAGAGGGCTAATCTTATTTAG
- the LOC100803499 gene encoding uncharacterized protein isoform X1 has protein sequence MPNLKGRLQKQLNALFVVSEDQSQYCELETTALVPEDDTVAEDISPVSNSYSHLSGSDGKPGLISFYSRPHRRDSKILLPNSERSQNSILWFLGPAVLVASFIFPSLYLRKVLSIIFEDSLLTDFLILFFTEAIFYCGVGVFLYLLDHVRRPLLVDTVANNSDTLPPQLGQRVSSVATLVLSLVIPMVTMGLVWPWTGPAASATLAPYLVGIVVQFAFEQYARYRKSPSWSAIPLIFQVYRLHQLNRAAQLVTALSFTVRGAEMTSHNMAINSSLGTLLNVLQFLGVICIWSLSSFLMRFIPYASTTKQ, from the exons ATGCCGAACTTAAAAGGAAGGTTACAGAAACAGCTTAATGCTCTTTTTGTTGTCTCTGAGGATCAGTCACAATACTGTGAGCTCGAAACAACTGCTTTAGTGCCAGAAGACGATACAGTTGCAGAAGACATCTCTCCTGTAAGCAACTCGTATTCTCATTTATCAGGGAGTGATGGAAAACCAGGTTTAATATCATTCTATAGCCGTCCACACAGAAGAGACAGTAAGATCCTTTTACCAAATTCAGAGAGAAGTCAAAACAGCATATTGTGGTTTTTGGGCCCAGCAGTCCTAGTAGCTTCCTTCATTTTTCCTTCACTCTATTTACGCAAAGTGCTTTCCATCATTTTTGAGGACTCTTTGTTAACTG ATTTCCTCATATTATTCTTCACAGAAGCAATTTTCTATTGTGGTGTTGGGGTATTCCTTTATCTACTAGACCATGTAAGAAGACCCTTGCTAGTGGATACAGTTGCAAACAATAGTGATACTCTACCCCCACAATTGGGACAGAGAGTCTCTTCTGTTGCTACCCTGGTGCTTAGTCTTGTAATTCCAATGGTGACTATGGGTTTGGTCTGGCCATGGACTGGCCCTGCAGCCTCCGCAACTCTCGCCCCATACCTTGTTGGTATAGTTGTCCAATTTGCATTTGAGCAGTACGCTCGATATCGAAAGTCTCCTTCATGGTCTGCCATTCCATTAATCTTTCAA GTGTATAGGTTGCACCAACTAAATAGAGCAGCACAACTGGTGACAGCTTTATCATTTACAGTTAGAGGAGCAGAGATGACCTCACACAACATGGCTATAAACAGCTCTTTGGGTACCCTTCTGAATGTCCTACAATTCCTTGGTGTGATTTGCATTTGGTCCCTATCCAGCTTCCTCATGAGATTTATCCCTTATGCTTCAACAACTAAGCagtaa
- the LOC100802447 gene encoding uncharacterized protein isoform X2, translating into MNYIDDLLSFLQGLCVTSSSRHLPWSKRLKLKQCLTKHHMIGRTDWHCLVKRNACLSVGPPFFCVAKLKPLRISGFKGSTQNDDSGIRANQLKAPKTSVRLGESGEANNVPLSYASETNDSIETSSAIHRLFNKWLTMLRTQPSSQEVEKIFEEPASEGILPKTQQETQIKERRAILKVAWSHFLALDATIKIPLLVFIPLYLAVNVKYGAEVSKELTPLWILGPLIVATQILAIRWLCALYVFSFNQTVKLLKNSPYYCILAYSYVFRGKLKEDISTYVLQPILRVKNRDYKQLIRKKLKELQEWIVEMYLDYVESIWPYYCRTIRFLKRANLI; encoded by the exons ATGAACTATATAGATGATTTGCTTTCTTTTCTGCAGGGTTTGTGTGTGACATCTTCCTCAAGGCATTTGCCATGGAGCAAAAGGCTAAAGTTGAAGCAGTGTTTAACAAAACATCACATGATTGGAAGAACTGACTGGCATTGCCTAGTAAAGCGGAATGCTTGTTTAAG TGTAGGGCCTCCTTTCTTTTGTGTAGCCAAGCTCAAACCTTTGAGGATTTCAGGCTTCAAAGGAAGCACCCAAAATGATGATTCAGGAATCAGGGCTAATCAGTTGAAGGCACCTAAGACCTCTGTTAGACTAGGAGAGAGTGGGGAAGCTAACAATGTTCCACTCTCTTATGCATCTGAAACAAATGATAGCATTGAAACATCATCTGCTATTCATAGACTTTTCAATAAATGGCTGACCATGTTGCGCACACAACCATCAAGCCAAGAAGTGGAGAAGATTTTTGAAGAACCTGCATCAGAAGGAATTTTACCAAAAACTCAGCAAGAGACTCAAATTAAGGAAAGACGTGCAATTTTGAAGGTGGCATGGTCCCATTTTCTGGCCCTCGATGCAACAATAAAGATTCCTTTGTTGGTATT CATTCCTCTATACCTGGCTGTTAATGTAAAATATGGTGCTGAAGTTTCCAAGGAGTTAACTCCTTTATGGATTTTGGGCCCACTTATTGTGGCTACCCAAATCTTGGCAATCCGTTGGCTATGTGCACTCTATGTTTTCAGCTTCAATCAGACTGTCAAATTACTCAAGAATTCTCCTTATTACTGCATTTTGGCCTACAGCTATGTTTTTCGTGGCAAGCTCAAAGAGGATATCTCAACTTATGTTTTGCAGCCTATATTGCGCGTTAAAAATAGAGACTATAAACAGCTAATAAGAAAAAAGTTGAAAGAATTGCAGGAATGGATAGTGGAGATGTATCTTGATTATGTGGAATCTATATGGCCCTATTATTGTCGAACAATCAGATTTTTGAAGAGGGCTAATCTTATTTAG
- the LOC100802968 gene encoding uncharacterized protein LOC100802968 (The RefSeq protein has 2 substitutions compared to this genomic sequence), with protein MASVPSPSSSPPPPPPRSGNTSPNNQVSQFTLFNFTHAHARLYANYSQFFPPKLEAVTNNGVSHADDKKPNFTDGLDHLDSPQCIERFRKYDHDYAHRLLAKYFSNKNFNGGNIFDLEMTVNDEIIKSSSLTCYRSYADPVVGFEDQSSNGSTPPADSQANIPNGKHAVKKN; from the exons atggCGAGCGTGCcttcaccttcttcttctcctcctcctcctcctccacgCTCCGGCAACACCTCCCCCAACAACCAGGTGAGTCAATTCACGCTATTCAACTTCACGCATGCACACGCGCGCCTCTATGCTAATTATTCTCAGTTTTTCCCCCCTAAGTTGGAAGCTGTTACAAATAATGGGGTTTCTCACGTCGATGATAAAAAACCTAACTTCACCGATGGTCTTGA TCACTTGGATAGTCCACAGTGCATTGAGAGGTTCAGAAAATATGATCATGATTATGCTCATCGTTTGCTGGCAAAATATTTCTCTAACAAAAACTTCAATGGAG gcAACATATTTGATTTGGAAATAACAGTAAATGATGAAATCATAAAGTCAAGCAG CTTGACTTGTTACAGGTCATATGCAGATCCTGTAGTAGGTTTTGAAGACCAATCCAGCAATGGATCAACTCCACCAGCAGATTCCCAAGCTAACATCCCCAATGGGAAACATGCGGTGAAGAAGAACTGA
- the LOC100803499 gene encoding uncharacterized protein LOC100803499 → MANAKFGSTFSCSAASLSSSPFQRTRSAQLSLSQGLFVNQLTGAQLQLYTKDKSCQLKFIHGMPNLKGRLQKQLNALFVVSEDQSQYCELETTALVPEDDTVAEDISPVSNSYSHLSGSDGKPGLISFYSRPHRRDSKILLPNSERSQNSILWFLGPAVLVASFIFPSLYLRKVLSIIFEDSLLTDFLILFFTEAIFYCGVGVFLYLLDHVRRPLLVDTVANNSDTLPPQLGQRVSSVATLVLSLVIPMVTMGLVWPWTGPAASATLAPYLVGIVVQFAFEQYARYRKSPSWSAIPLIFQVYRLHQLNRAAQLVTALSFTVRGAEMTSHNMAINSSLGTLLNVLQFLGVICIWSLSSFLMRFIPYASTTKQ, encoded by the exons ATGGCAAATGCTAAGTTTGGTTCCACTTTTTCATGTTCCGCggcttctctttcttcttctcctttccAACGCACTAGAAGTGCCCAG ttGAGCTTATCACAAGGGTTGTTTGTCAACCAACTGACTGGTGCTCAGCTGCAACTGTACACTAAAG ACAAATCATGCCAGCTTAAGTTTATACATGGAATGCCGAACTTAAAAGGAAGGTTACAGAAACAGCTTAATGCTCTTTTTGTTGTCTCTGAGGATCAGTCACAATACTGTGAGCTCGAAACAACTGCTTTAGTGCCAGAAGACGATACAGTTGCAGAAGACATCTCTCCTGTAAGCAACTCGTATTCTCATTTATCAGGGAGTGATGGAAAACCAGGTTTAATATCATTCTATAGCCGTCCACACAGAAGAGACAGTAAGATCCTTTTACCAAATTCAGAGAGAAGTCAAAACAGCATATTGTGGTTTTTGGGCCCAGCAGTCCTAGTAGCTTCCTTCATTTTTCCTTCACTCTATTTACGCAAAGTGCTTTCCATCATTTTTGAGGACTCTTTGTTAACTG ATTTCCTCATATTATTCTTCACAGAAGCAATTTTCTATTGTGGTGTTGGGGTATTCCTTTATCTACTAGACCATGTAAGAAGACCCTTGCTAGTGGATACAGTTGCAAACAATAGTGATACTCTACCCCCACAATTGGGACAGAGAGTCTCTTCTGTTGCTACCCTGGTGCTTAGTCTTGTAATTCCAATGGTGACTATGGGTTTGGTCTGGCCATGGACTGGCCCTGCAGCCTCCGCAACTCTCGCCCCATACCTTGTTGGTATAGTTGTCCAATTTGCATTTGAGCAGTACGCTCGATATCGAAAGTCTCCTTCATGGTCTGCCATTCCATTAATCTTTCAA GTGTATAGGTTGCACCAACTAAATAGAGCAGCACAACTGGTGACAGCTTTATCATTTACAGTTAGAGGAGCAGAGATGACCTCACACAACATGGCTATAAACAGCTCTTTGGGTACCCTTCTGAATGTCCTACAATTCCTTGGTGTGATTTGCATTTGGTCCCTATCCAGCTTCCTCATGAGATTTATCCCTTATGCTTCAACAACTAAGCagtaa